In Bacillus cytotoxicus NVH 391-98, the following are encoded in one genomic region:
- a CDS encoding amino acid deaminase/aldolase, translating to MEREIFQKVALPCAFLDESALERNIESVIQLSGGKKIRIASKSLRSVSVMKRILASDHCFQGIMCFSPREVLYLVQQGFDDLLLGYPVYDEPSLTEISVMTKQGLVITCMVDCKEHVVYLEKIAEKSGGCFRVCIDIDMSSHFYQFHFGVRRSPVRSVSEALRIVKQVMQSPYLQMDGVMGYEAQIAGVGDRVPKQWFKNKVISYLKRKSAVEVTKRRQSIINGIQAQGIQLRFVNGGGTGSIKTTRQDRSVTEITVGSAFYAPKLFDYYKEISFEPAVGFALPIVRKALPHIYTCLGGGYIASGSMGRDKQPEVWRPKGAKLLSLEGAGEVQTPVFYKGNEQIEVGDVILFRHSKAGELCERFRSLYRIKEGEIIGEYTTYRGDSQCFL from the coding sequence GTGGAAAGAGAGATATTCCAGAAGGTTGCCTTACCATGTGCGTTTCTTGATGAAAGTGCGTTAGAGAGAAATATTGAATCAGTTATTCAATTGAGTGGTGGAAAGAAGATTCGTATTGCAAGTAAATCATTACGTTCTGTTTCTGTCATGAAACGAATATTAGCTTCAGATCATTGTTTTCAAGGGATTATGTGTTTTTCACCTAGGGAAGTATTGTACTTAGTTCAGCAAGGATTCGATGATTTATTGTTAGGATACCCGGTGTATGATGAGCCTTCTTTAACGGAGATTAGTGTAATGACAAAACAAGGATTGGTCATTACATGTATGGTAGATTGCAAGGAACATGTTGTTTATTTAGAGAAAATCGCGGAAAAATCAGGTGGTTGTTTTCGAGTTTGTATTGATATTGATATGAGTAGTCATTTTTATCAGTTTCATTTTGGAGTAAGAAGGTCTCCGGTGAGAAGTGTATCAGAAGCGTTACGAATTGTGAAGCAAGTTATGCAATCTCCTTATTTACAAATGGATGGAGTAATGGGATATGAGGCACAGATTGCTGGTGTTGGAGATCGTGTACCAAAGCAGTGGTTTAAGAATAAAGTGATTTCTTATTTAAAAAGAAAGTCGGCAGTAGAGGTAACAAAAAGAAGACAAAGTATTATAAACGGGATACAAGCACAAGGAATTCAATTGCGGTTTGTAAATGGTGGAGGTACAGGAAGTATAAAAACAACGAGACAAGATCGATCTGTTACGGAAATTACAGTAGGTTCGGCATTTTATGCTCCAAAGCTGTTTGACTATTATAAGGAGATAAGTTTTGAACCAGCTGTTGGTTTTGCGTTACCTATTGTTAGGAAAGCACTTCCTCATATTTATACTTGCTTAGGAGGAGGATACATTGCTTCAGGATCGATGGGAAGAGATAAACAGCCAGAAGTTTGGAGGCCGAAAGGAGCTAAACTACTGTCCTTAGAAGGAGCAGGTGAGGTGCAAACGCCTGTTTTCTATAAAGGAAATGAGCAAATAGAGGTTGGGGATGTTATATTGTTTCGACATAGTAAAGCAGGAGAATTATGTGAGCGTTTTCGTTCCTTGTATCGGATTAAAGAAGGAGAGATTATAGGGGAATATACAACATATCGGGGGGATAGCCAATGCTTTCTATAA
- a CDS encoding D-arabinono-1,4-lactone oxidase — protein MLSIKEQKWRNWTGNVEGIPQYTMYPKSVQDVVEVIHIAKKKEKKIRIVGSGHSFTPLVQTEDILVSLDELKGIVDVDTQAMAVEVWAGTKLYDLGQLLQQTGYAQENLGDIDSQSIAGAISTGTHGTGITFGSLSTQVLEITAVLHSGEIIVCSEKENSDYWKAFQLSLGLLGIIVKIKLKVIPAYSLVYESRKEPFSLVMEKLEEYKQNRHFEFFVFPYSNHVQVKFANETEREAGDLKWHKLKIELLENKVFSLLSNGCRRFPSISKRVSQLSAKAVPNMKIIGQSFRVFATSRNVPFYEMEYSIPAQYMRNVVKEIYELIQEKEYQVHFPIECRYVKGDDIWLSPAYERDSAYIAVHMYKGMKYADYFGAVEQIFQKYEGRPHWGKMHTMTYEQLRAMYPKLHSFLQVRQLLDETGLFLNPYIEKIFSIKKTR, from the coding sequence ATGCTTTCTATAAAAGAGCAGAAATGGAGAAATTGGACTGGTAATGTGGAAGGAATTCCACAATATACGATGTATCCAAAGAGTGTCCAAGATGTTGTTGAAGTAATTCATATTGCCAAAAAGAAAGAGAAAAAGATTCGTATCGTTGGCTCTGGTCACTCATTTACACCTCTTGTACAAACAGAAGACATTTTAGTTTCTTTAGATGAACTAAAAGGAATTGTAGACGTAGACACGCAAGCGATGGCGGTAGAAGTCTGGGCAGGAACAAAACTATATGATTTAGGACAGTTACTTCAACAGACAGGTTATGCACAAGAGAATTTAGGGGATATAGATTCGCAATCTATTGCTGGGGCTATTAGTACGGGAACACATGGAACGGGTATTACATTTGGGAGTCTATCAACCCAGGTGCTCGAAATTACAGCTGTTCTTCATTCGGGAGAGATTATTGTTTGTTCTGAAAAGGAGAATTCTGATTACTGGAAAGCCTTTCAACTATCACTTGGATTGCTCGGTATTATTGTGAAAATAAAATTGAAAGTTATTCCTGCATATTCACTCGTCTATGAAAGTAGAAAAGAGCCTTTTTCTCTCGTTATGGAAAAGTTAGAAGAATATAAACAAAATCGTCATTTTGAATTTTTTGTTTTTCCGTATTCCAATCATGTTCAAGTAAAGTTTGCGAATGAAACAGAAAGAGAAGCAGGAGATTTAAAATGGCATAAGTTAAAAATTGAATTGCTAGAGAATAAAGTGTTTTCGTTATTATCTAATGGATGCAGACGATTTCCTTCTATAAGTAAAAGAGTAAGTCAACTGTCAGCAAAAGCAGTACCAAACATGAAAATAATTGGACAGAGTTTCCGAGTTTTTGCAACATCTCGAAATGTCCCTTTTTATGAAATGGAGTATAGTATTCCTGCTCAATATATGCGAAATGTAGTAAAGGAGATTTATGAGCTTATTCAAGAAAAAGAGTATCAAGTACATTTTCCTATCGAATGTCGCTATGTAAAAGGAGATGATATATGGTTAAGTCCAGCTTATGAGAGGGACTCAGCTTATATTGCTGTTCATATGTATAAAGGTATGAAATATGCAGATTACTTTGGTGCAGTAGAACAAATCTTTCAAAAGTATGAAGGGCGTCCACATTGGGGGAAAATGCATACAATGACATATGAACAATTACGAGCTATGTATCCGAAGCTGCATTCATTTTTACAGGTGAGACAGTTATTAGATGAAACAGGGCTTTTTTTAAATCCATATATAGAAAAAATATTCTCTATTAAGAAAACAAGGTGA
- a CDS encoding antibiotic biosynthesis monooxygenase family protein: MFIITKLIHIKFGYETEVIQSLQNYYPLSSTHGFINIEFNHIQRTDYGNEYMIRILWKTQEDYHEWISHKKKTGLATWKQQFQHCILSSKSNVIHMK; the protein is encoded by the coding sequence ATGTTTATTATTACGAAACTGATTCATATTAAATTTGGCTATGAAACCGAAGTGATTCAATCACTTCAAAACTATTATCCACTCTCTAGTACTCATGGATTTATTAACATCGAGTTCAATCATATACAACGTACAGATTATGGAAATGAGTATATGATTCGTATATTGTGGAAAACACAAGAAGATTATCACGAATGGATTTCTCATAAAAAGAAAACAGGCTTAGCAACATGGAAACAACAGTTTCAACACTGTATTCTTTCTTCAAAGTCTAATGTTATACACATGAAGTAA
- a CDS encoding undecaprenyl-diphosphate phosphatase, producing MEQLYYILKYLFLGLFQGLTEPIPISSSGHLVLAQHLLGLKIEGFSFELLVNAASLLAVLLIYRNDLIRLTKNGFSYLFTKQAEAKSDFFFIIYLIIATIPAGVIGVLFKDHIEYYLKGVKMVGISLIITAIGLWIIRNLRGRKNDGDLAMKDAIIVGLAQACALVPGISRSGATIVAAMLLGMKQETALRFSFLLYIPVSLGGLLLSITDIAKDPNLNTLFIPYLVAFIATFIMTYISLKWFMNIMAKGNLKYFSFYCVIVGVLTILFL from the coding sequence ATGGAACAATTGTATTATATTTTAAAGTATTTATTCCTTGGTTTATTTCAAGGGTTAACGGAACCGATCCCAATCTCTTCAAGTGGGCATCTTGTACTAGCCCAGCACTTATTGGGTTTAAAAATAGAAGGGTTTAGTTTTGAGCTGCTTGTTAATGCTGCTTCATTATTAGCAGTATTACTCATTTATAGAAATGATCTAATCAGACTAACGAAAAATGGTTTCTCTTATTTATTCACAAAACAAGCAGAGGCAAAATCAGATTTTTTCTTTATTATTTACCTCATCATTGCCACAATTCCTGCAGGCGTAATTGGTGTGTTATTTAAAGATCATATTGAATATTACCTAAAAGGGGTCAAAATGGTTGGAATTTCACTCATTATTACAGCCATTGGTCTTTGGATTATTCGCAATTTACGTGGACGTAAAAATGATGGAGACCTTGCAATGAAAGATGCGATTATTGTTGGGCTGGCTCAAGCTTGTGCGTTAGTTCCTGGTATTAGCCGCTCGGGTGCTACAATTGTTGCAGCAATGTTACTTGGCATGAAACAAGAAACAGCTTTACGTTTTTCATTCTTACTATATATTCCGGTTAGTTTAGGCGGATTATTACTAAGTATTACAGATATTGCAAAAGATCCTAATTTAAATACATTATTTATTCCTTATCTTGTAGCATTCATTGCAACATTTATCATGACATATATTTCTTTAAAATGGTTTATGAACATTATGGCTAAAGGAAACTTAAAATATTTCTCATTTTACTGTGTAATCGTCGGTGTCCTTACTATTCTCTTTTTATAG
- a CDS encoding 3D domain-containing protein, which translates to MNYFKRISSLVLAGIIGLSSTVAVKAESNDEKLNNMQQQLQQNNDDIQKKEQEKQAVTKEIQSIENELHTLNNTITKNKEDQAAIQRKIDETHKQIEQKKKEIIVLEDKVLARKDIMKKRMISVQNSSNTSLVVEVVVESKNFADFLQRMTAVSTILDADKEILRLQEQDLRQIEEDKKTIDEKEASLTVDKQKLAQAQAELQENLKKRQENLQSVQEKYNQIANQINLAEQEKAKIEANMKTVQETIAREQEAARLAAEERAKAEEAAKAEREALEKAKAEIAAKQKQEQAAPVVNNNTSKPELKPTPKPASNGREIYVEATAYTADPLENGYKAGEHVKSAMGHDLTGNPNLKLIAVDPRVIPLGSTVKVEGYGIAIAGDTGGAIKGHRIDVLMPNKAASSAWGRRTVKVTILN; encoded by the coding sequence ATGAACTATTTTAAGCGAATCAGTAGCCTTGTATTAGCAGGAATTATTGGCCTTTCTAGTACAGTCGCTGTAAAAGCTGAGTCAAACGACGAGAAATTAAACAACATGCAACAGCAATTGCAGCAGAATAATGATGATATTCAGAAAAAAGAACAAGAGAAGCAAGCTGTTACGAAAGAAATTCAAAGCATTGAGAATGAACTACATACTTTAAATAATACAATTACAAAAAACAAAGAGGATCAAGCTGCTATTCAGCGTAAAATTGATGAAACGCATAAGCAGATTGAACAAAAAAAGAAAGAAATTATCGTTTTAGAAGATAAGGTGCTTGCTCGCAAAGATATTATGAAAAAGCGTATGATTTCTGTACAAAACAGTTCTAATACAAGTTTAGTAGTGGAAGTTGTTGTAGAATCAAAAAACTTTGCTGATTTCTTACAACGTATGACTGCTGTGTCTACAATTTTAGATGCAGATAAAGAAATTTTACGATTACAAGAACAAGATCTTCGTCAAATTGAAGAAGATAAAAAGACAATTGATGAAAAAGAAGCGTCTTTAACTGTAGATAAACAAAAGCTAGCGCAAGCGCAAGCCGAACTACAAGAAAACTTGAAAAAGCGTCAAGAAAATTTACAAAGTGTACAAGAAAAATATAATCAAATCGCAAATCAAATCAATTTAGCTGAACAAGAAAAAGCGAAAATTGAAGCAAATATGAAAACTGTGCAAGAAACGATTGCTCGTGAACAAGAAGCAGCTCGATTAGCAGCAGAAGAGCGAGCGAAAGCAGAGGAAGCTGCCAAGGCTGAACGAGAAGCTTTAGAGAAGGCGAAAGCAGAAATAGCTGCTAAACAAAAACAGGAACAAGCTGCACCTGTAGTAAACAACAATACTTCAAAACCAGAACTGAAACCAACTCCAAAACCTGCTTCAAATGGGAGAGAGATTTATGTAGAAGCTACAGCTTATACAGCAGATCCTTTAGAAAATGGTTATAAGGCAGGAGAGCATGTTAAGTCAGCAATGGGACATGATTTAACTGGAAATCCAAACTTAAAACTAATTGCAGTAGACCCAAGAGTCATTCCATTAGGATCTACTGTGAAGGTTGAGGGGTATGGAATTGCAATTGCTGGAGATACTGGTGGAGCTATTAAAGGACATCGAATTGATGTACTAATGCCAAATAAAGCAGCATCTAGTGCTTGGGGCAGAAGAACTGTTAAAGTTACAATTTTAAATTAA
- a CDS encoding helix-turn-helix transcriptional regulator, with amino-acid sequence MTIYNRVKELRARFNFTQSTLAEKVGVTRQTIAAIEKGDYVPSLLLALMICDVFHLKMEDVFVLNKEGEVDE; translated from the coding sequence TTGACCATTTATAATAGAGTAAAGGAGCTAAGAGCTCGTTTTAACTTTACACAAAGTACATTGGCTGAAAAAGTCGGTGTGACAAGACAAACAATTGCAGCAATTGAAAAAGGAGATTATGTTCCTTCATTATTATTAGCGTTAATGATTTGTGATGTTTTTCATCTAAAGATGGAGGATGTTTTTGTTTTAAATAAGGAGGGAGAAGTAGATGAATAA
- a CDS encoding class A sortase: MNKGKVYSILAILLFVVGGVLIGKPFYDEYMAGKKQETNAQVVQKMEYQKQETKFVDASQIKQPDLAEVANASLDKKQVIGRIKIPSISLELPVLNSSTEKNLLSGATTVKDKQEMGKGNYALAGHNMSKKGVLFSDVATLKKGDKIYLYDNDNEYEYAVTGVSEVTPDKWEVVEDHGKEEITLITCVSIADNSKRYVVSGDFVQMKQKK, encoded by the coding sequence ATGAATAAGGGGAAAGTATATAGTATATTAGCAATTCTGTTGTTTGTTGTAGGTGGAGTATTAATAGGTAAGCCATTTTATGATGAATATATGGCAGGGAAAAAACAAGAAACGAATGCTCAAGTTGTTCAGAAAATGGAATATCAAAAACAAGAAACAAAATTTGTAGATGCTTCTCAAATTAAGCAGCCCGATTTAGCAGAGGTAGCGAATGCGTCGTTAGATAAAAAACAAGTAATTGGGCGAATTAAGATTCCGAGTATTTCATTGGAACTTCCCGTCTTAAATAGTTCAACTGAGAAAAATTTGTTATCAGGTGCAACAACCGTGAAGGATAAGCAAGAAATGGGAAAAGGAAATTATGCATTAGCTGGGCATAATATGTCTAAAAAGGGTGTTTTGTTTAGTGATGTAGCAACTTTGAAAAAAGGCGATAAAATTTATTTATATGATAATGATAATGAGTATGAGTATGCTGTAACAGGTGTATCAGAAGTAACTCCTGATAAGTGGGAAGTTGTGGAGGATCATGGGAAAGAAGAAATAACACTTATTACTTGTGTATCTATTGCAGATAATTCGAAACGTTATGTTGTTTCAGGTGATTTTGTACAAATGAAGCAAAAGAAATAA
- a CDS encoding YHYH domain-containing protein: protein MKKQVRKLFLTASVALLVAPASVYAHPGRTDANGGHTCRTNCEKWGLQYGEYHYHNKPASNNTTNSTTSSQNNGAAEAKAQQKAEEQRKAEEERQRKEEAQRQAEEERQRKEEAQRQADIEKGQADGQKNGETDFQAGKNNVEVHIAGKSEAYKQAFTHAYSSAWLLAEQRKGHFEKGKEQGLAQETMDDSQVAPEFKANFAEGFQIGNKERTEKIKKEQEEIGKKDGETLAEKNPRNNEKEEYVKAYEAAYEKSYENTKKRIEKEGYTYAFENYDLKVPSKYKQNDLQKKWFTEGFHSNKKAKKIREEGYKKGDSWLSFFYKRFVPSEYKEHKELYKQAIEKGESA from the coding sequence ATGAAGAAACAAGTGCGAAAATTATTTTTAACAGCGAGTGTAGCATTATTAGTAGCACCCGCATCTGTTTATGCACATCCAGGAAGAACGGATGCTAACGGTGGACATACGTGCCGGACAAATTGTGAGAAATGGGGATTGCAATACGGAGAATATCATTATCATAACAAACCGGCTTCGAATAATACTACAAATTCTACGACATCTAGTCAAAATAATGGTGCAGCAGAAGCTAAAGCACAACAAAAAGCTGAGGAACAAAGAAAAGCGGAGGAAGAGAGACAGCGTAAAGAGGAAGCGCAACGACAAGCGGAGGAAGAGAGACAACGTAAAGAGGAAGCACAACGACAAGCCGATATAGAAAAGGGTCAAGCAGATGGTCAGAAGAATGGAGAAACAGATTTTCAAGCAGGAAAGAACAATGTAGAAGTACATATAGCTGGAAAATCAGAAGCTTATAAGCAAGCTTTTACACATGCGTATTCTTCAGCGTGGTTATTAGCAGAGCAGAGAAAAGGGCATTTTGAAAAAGGAAAAGAACAAGGATTAGCGCAAGAGACAATGGATGATAGCCAAGTAGCTCCAGAATTTAAAGCAAACTTTGCAGAAGGATTTCAAATAGGAAATAAAGAGCGAACAGAAAAGATTAAAAAGGAACAGGAAGAGATAGGTAAAAAAGATGGGGAAACATTAGCTGAAAAGAATCCTAGAAATAATGAAAAAGAAGAGTATGTAAAAGCATATGAAGCAGCTTATGAAAAATCATATGAAAATACGAAAAAACGAATAGAGAAAGAGGGATATACATATGCATTTGAAAACTATGATTTAAAAGTCCCTTCGAAGTATAAACAAAATGATTTGCAGAAGAAATGGTTTACAGAAGGATTCCATTCGAATAAAAAAGCCAAAAAAATTCGTGAAGAAGGATATAAAAAAGGAGATAGCTGGCTTTCATTTTTCTATAAAAGATTTGTTCCAAGTGAATACAAAGAGCATAAAGAGTTATATAAGCAAGCAATTGAAAAAGGTGAGAGTGCATAA
- a CDS encoding peptide symporter family protein, producing the protein MESAIQLEKKQHIAVIIILTCFVVLFWAGFEQAGSSLTLYTNKMEL; encoded by the coding sequence ATGGAATCAGCGATACAACTTGAGAAAAAACAACATATAGCGGTAATCATTATTTTAACTTGCTTCGTTGTCTTGTTCTGGGCAGGATTTGAACAAGCAGGAAGCTCCTTGACACTATATACAAATAAAATGGAACTTTAA